From Solanum stenotomum isolate F172 chromosome 2, ASM1918654v1, whole genome shotgun sequence:
aaaaatttcattgttcttaattttttttgtatgtttcattaaaataataatcgCAAATAATACTAATCAGAAGGATCTCATCTATcaccatgtttaattaatacGGATAAGACGCCTTCCTTTACAACAAATTGAAGATTGTTGAACCAAAACTATTTGGAACTAGTCGTGAATGACGACAATTACAGGAAAAAAAATTCCAGGAGAGAGAAAcgtttgaaataaaaaaaaatctaccttttgaaatacttttaactgatttgagtaaaaaaaggaaatcaaatattcatattttgttttgaaaaacgtaaataaaaaaataggagAGAGAAATGtttgtaataaaaaaatctaccttttgaaatacttttaactgatttgaatgaaaaaaaggaaatcaaatattcatattttgttttgaatctcctaaatttatggcaattattaattatcataagtgtattcaaattaattaatacaacTATATCCGTTTTTTaccctttattatttttttaaaaatcaaatttttactataatttttttcttttctttttttaataaaatgttagaacctgaaattttttattgttacaatTTGAAAGAATTATTATACTGTCATAACTTGAAATTATTAGTCTTAtatatgtcatttataaaattttcacgtAAAGCGGCGATTAATTAaacaaaacattattttcttatCTACTATTTaatttggtgtattaaaaaaatatgtattgcataattactaaaattattatttatttataaaaatattctcCACATTCTTTAACTTTATACAATTTCAAGagcaattatatttttaatcatatttataCATGTATCAAAAACTCTTATATTGATAATATCATGATTTAATATGTATTAATTATACCTAAGATAATAGCAAAagtgaattttatatttaatattattctcATATACTACACCAAACTATTACGAAGTTGTGTAGTAGAGTGAGAATGACATTACAAATTAAACAAGAGATAATAAGTCATTGAATTAATCTAGATGTACGTAGTGTGATCAAACACTAACccgaattttaaaaaattaagtaaactTGATGAAATCAATATTTCAGACTTTTTTACCATTTGAATTTATTGCATTTTTGAGATCAAACAACACATTTGTCAGTGGTTTCTCaagtcatttttaaaaatattttactctcttttttaatacaaatataaaattcgTGTGAGAGCTATTGGTTTCCAATTAGGCAATTCTAATAAGATCTTCCAAGAGTCGTcttcatatttcttttataaataaatatttttaattgcaaattTTTAAATACGCATTGTTTATAAAGATCAACTAATCAACAAGTAGTAATAATTaatctttaatataattttttcacgtaaacaaataattatttgatgCTGAACATGAGTATTttttcacaaaattaaaataatgaatcTATTTTTACAAACTATAAACTTATGGGggattttacatttaaaaaaataaattaaaatcataatttagaatcccaaattcatttttttttaaatatttaaaatttaaaattatgatccCAAATCGCTTATCCAAACGCTTATTTAATATACTAATTTGAAATCACAATTTCATTTCCAAACACAAgttttaattaaacatatttgttaatcaaaaggaaataaataaataaaatttagagagACATATGTTGATCATGATGCATTAACCGCTTAATCACCATTTGCCCCAAAATCTCCGAAAGATTTGGCGCCAAACTCTCATTCcatctaacttttttttttgtaaagtaaaaaactattttttaattaaaaaaataaaaccctaagagtaaaaaaaaaaaaaaaaaaagcattttaattacattttgttaacaataaaaatatttttttatagaaacaaaaaaaagctTAAANtgtcctttcttgatttgtcaaaatggacaactaaatagggacaaccaaaaaaggaaatatggacaagtaaatagggacggagggagtattagttaatcaaaaggaaataaataaataaaatttagagagACATATGTTGATAGTGATGCATTAACCGCTTAATCACCATTTGCCCCAAAATCTCCGAAAGATTTGGCGCCAAACTCTCATCCcatctaactttttttttttttgtaaagtaaaaaactattttttaattaaaaaaataaaaccctaaaagtaaaaaaaagaagaagcattttaattacattttgttcacaataaaaataatttttatagaaacaaaaaaaaagcttAAAGCTTAGGAAATACAAAGTCAAACACAAAGCACATAACAAAAAAGAACACAGAAATTTAGGTAGACAACAAGAAAGGAATCAATAAAAGTTTTTCTTGGATTTTACCTTTGGTGTTCTGTGCATTAATagattattattaaaattaattagtatttctttaattaatttataagaagaAATTAGATTTGACTCCAATTTTGGAATTGTGGATTTATTAATTTAATCCAACATTATATAATCTTGAATGTCGTCTCCAACAACGTGTTGTAAATCTGATGATAGCATCCACATGATTAAGGCGGAAGCCGCCACTGCCGTCGTCGTCAAAACCACAGCCAGCGGCGGCGTTACCACCACCCTTGACAATTGTGTCAAGGGTTATGAAAAGAACAaggtacaatttatttattttaagattttttttaaaaataaaataaaaattttgattttttttttaatgatgttTGAATAAAAGTTTGGCATACCAAAGCTTATTAATTCAAAAAGCATTGGAGGAAGTTTTGAAGAGGATGTAACACAATCAGAAAAAAATGATCAAGGTTTgatttacaattattattttattttttgaattttatgtatatattttatattgtaattgattttttattttattttttgaagtggATTGGAAGATTATATCAAGGAGAAAAGTTTTATTTGAAACTTCTCCTTCAGTAAAGGGAAGTTTTACAGGTAGGAATCATCATCACCAACTTGTTTTTAGTATTAAATTGCATGAgaaatagttataattttttatgaacttttcttGTGCATGCTGGAAttgtattatttaaatttatccaTTGTACGTATGTTCATGTTAAAGTAACGTATCTAGATATAAAGTTTTATGTTTGTGCTTTTGATGATTCTACAagtctttttttaatctttgttGTTATATGAGGAAAAACaatatcatatatttaaaaagtgtGGTCTAGTGGTTAATGAAATGGTTGAGAATCCCGAGGTCTTTAAAAAACACTAGCTAGGTGATTCTTCTTATCTATTCTAATTTTGGTGGACAAAGTTACCTAATACTTGTTGTTGGTGAGAGATGACATGTATCTTGTGTAATTAGTCGTCTTTCACTACTTTCTTCGTCACCTTTCACCCTTCATTTACACATTTGACTAGGTTATCATTATATAGCTATAGTTAATGGTGCATTTAGTCTTACACGCCATTTTAATTCAAACGTATACAACACCAggtttataataaatatttatgggGTATTCTTTAAGGTTATCAATATTGAATACATTATGTTCTTAAAATTATAAGCTCAAACTTACTATATGTTGCAATTTTAGTAAGCTATTTACATATAATCAGGGGCGAATTTAAGCTTAAAAAATGGGTCACTTGAACCCGTGGTCATCCGACAAAACTCGATGTATTACTTGTAGAattcttaaaatatatcaaatagcAATTGAATGAACCCATGAACACAAACAACTGGATGGTTCACTGGTTTGAGTGTCAGTTTTCCACTTTGAGGTTGAGGGATCGATTCCCAGATGCTGCATTTTCACAACCTTGCATTTTATTATATTCACAAAAGAGTTTCTGCGTTCAGCCTCTTTTAAACTTCTTCTAATGactttttcttataataaaatttatttattttgcaaatgtatttaatatttttcttatgaaaaaactatatttattattgCTAAAATAAATAAGGCCCCTCAAATTTGAAAGCCTAAATTAGTTGCCCTTTTTCTTAAAGGGACAGCGCCGCCCCTGACAATGGTGCACccgttttcttgaaattctagATTCGCCTCTGCATATAATTGTGTATCGAAAGTATTGAATTCAGATGTATCCGATTGCAGTATTACAAATTCTCCTTTGTTCACTAGATGTTTATCCTAACCGATGCTCTTTAAAATTTATCAGTTTGTTGAGAGAAAATATGACACTTAATCATGgttaaattaataaaagtatGTCTATTACATTCAttgatttaatataaatacaacatGCGTGTAGATGCGTTAATATTGTATAATATTAAGAAATTTCAATCATGTAATGTGTGTTAGCCACGTACACTTAATTAGGTATCTTCTCCATAATCTGCTTAGCTTCATTTATAGCATAATATTGGTAGCTCACCTAACAGAAGACTAAATTGTATTTTGATTATTTGCAAATACTATTTCTTTTCACTATACTGttgtaaaatgaaaataacgTGGAAGTAGTTTTTCTTGTGTAGAAATTTGACCTGTGAGGACTTTGCCCACTGAAAAATgttatatatctaaaataggGATCTTACCGCTTCAATTCTGTCaactaatttataaaatatataaactgtGTATCTATATACATGagtacatataatatatatatacataatcaGTATATATTTTGATCAtgttgataaataaatttggcCGAACGGTACCTATTGATAAATTTCCATATAAAATCCATACCTTTTAATTTCAAACTGAAGATTGTAAGAAAATCCAAACCACAACAACCATGATACTAATTTCTTATCTACTCTCAGCAAGGCATAATAGTGCAAGGATTGAAGGCCTAAACCTTTCCAATTTTGATCAGTCAACACAACCTGCTactatgattaaaaatattaggtatgatttttcttgatttacaAATGATTTTTCAACTTACTTGAATTAATTAACTAGGATATATATACTGGAAAATTTTAGGGTTTTTGCTGGGACATGGAATGTAGGAGGAAAAACTCCTAATCATGGACTTAATCTTGAAGATTTCTTGCAAGTGGAAGGTTCTGCagatatatatgttttgggGTATGATAACTTCAACATATATTGCTCCGTCCTCTATTTCAATTTGTAtgtcttattttcctttttggtcCATCTCAACGTGAATGCATTCCcttttttgacaactttttcattttaactTTTCACGCGTGACATGTCTAAgaccagaaaattaaaaaatattttggtacagtcatatctttagtttaaaatcataagattcaaaagtcgacaaacaaattgaaacggagtgAGTATTAATTTAGGGTCTTACAAGATGTGACATGCCTTATTTTTCAGGTTTCAAGAAATTGTACCCTTAAATGCAGGAAATGTATTAGTGAGTGAAGATAGTGAACCAGCAGCAAGATGGTTAGCACTAATAAGCCATGCACTTAACAAATCATCATATGATCATGATGATTCAAGCAGTTCAAAATCCAACAGTTTATTCAATAAACATtctcttaaagttgttaaaaagAGTTTAAAGGCTAATAGTAACCTTCTCAAGACATGTAATTGTCCTTCAACAACTAGACGTTTGAGAAAGCTTAGTGATCCTTCATGTTCTCTCTTGACACATTTTCGCGAAGACGATTTACAGTCGATTGCTCAGAAATTTCCTTGTACTAATTATGGTTTGAGTTATCATCTTATATCAAGCAAGCAAATGGTTGGGATTTTCCTTTCAGTTTGGGCACGAAAAGAGTTAGCACAACATATTGGACATCTCAGAATATCTTCTCTTGGTAGAGGTATCATGGGTTGTCTTGGAAATAAGGTTTGTGAAAGAAACTTTTTTGATATTTGACTATTCTATtcaatcttctttcttttttgcaaTTTGAATCTGGTAGGTATAGTAGATTGGAATATTTAATATGATAGAAAAGATTTTTCGTGTTACCAACGTTGCTTGTTAAGAAAGCACATCTCGCTTTCGTGAATTCAGTAATTTTTGCACAcatgtaatttttttgtgtgcCTCCGCCCCTatcttatatatgtattaaatactaaaatttgATGGTAAATAGAagtattaaaatatactaaCTTGAGGttgtttcataaattttaaatcgtGATTATCTAAGTTGCTCGTACTCTTTATTTTCTGTTCTGCACTTGTGTCTACACAATATGGGTATGTGATACGTATTAGGGTCTGGTCAACTAATTTTTGGTGCTTTGACCAAAATTGATAAATGGAGAAATTTGGGACAGATACAATGATTTTTGTAATCAAAGCAAATgttaaggtgaaattgaagaaaatgacaTATACAAAAATTTCTAGTTTGTTATTCTTCTGGAATTTTCACCTTGATCAATATTTTCTCCTCgggattttttttagttttccacTTATTTTAGGCatataactctatttttagatagttgaattatttttagtcCAATTCCTGTACCCATATTCGTACCTGAACCCATCGATTTTGTAATTTAATATGCAGGGGTGTATAGCAATAAGCATGTCACTGTATCGGACGAGCTTTTGCTTTGTGTGCAGTCACTTAGCTTCAGGGGAGAAAGAAGGAGATGAGCTAAGAAGAAATGCAGATGTTGCTGAGATTCTTAAAAGCATACAATTTCCCAGAATTTGTAGGAATCCCGATAGAGGAATCGCAGAAAAAATTACTGATCACcagtaagttttttttttttttttcccaatcAATACACTTTGTGTTTGTTAATTATATTACTAAAAACTATGAGCTAGCTAGAGAATTACTACTTATTTATAAGAGGCGTGTGGAGTTTTTATCCAACGAAGTCAATATTTTCGACAAGCATTATCTAAGTTTTGTAGACTGACAAACCTAACTTACATAGCAGAATGTAAATGATAAAAGTTTTGTCCAAAAGCTTGTTGGTAGTCCTTGAGGATCATTTATTATCTTTAGAAGAGCAAAAGAACAATATGATAATAAGCATATATAATTGAGGTGGTTGAGAGGCCCCTATTACTCATGTATAAGCTCATAGAATTTGCATGTTGAGTGCTTCAACAACAACGATATGATATGATGAAGAGGAGAGGATCCCCAAAATGTCTTTAATGAAAGTAAAGACATCTCTTGTCTTGAGTCAGCAAAATGTTCCCTGTGATAAGTCTGTCTTTGACAAATCCTGACTGATTATAATATGCAAGCTTGGTAGAGATGATTTTAAATTCTAACTCTACTTGTACATAAtaatacattttgtactaaataGATGAGATATATTATTCCCCTCTTTTTACTTGGCCGGCCCTTTTATCAATATCAATGAATGATGTAGACCTTAATAAATTTCAGGCGTGCAATATGGCTTGGAGACTTGAACTACCGAGTGTCTTTGAGTTATGAAGAAACAAGACTTTTATTAGAGGATAATGACTGGGACTCTCTTTTGGAAAAGGATCA
This genomic window contains:
- the LOC125855229 gene encoding type I inositol polyphosphate 5-phosphatase 5 isoform X1, whose product is MIKNIRVFAGTWNVGGKTPNHGLNLEDFLQVEGSADIYVLGFQEIVPLNAGNVLVSEDSEPAARWLALISHALNKSSYDHDDSSSSKSNSLFNKHSLKVVKKSLKANSNLLKTCNCPSTTRRLRKLSDPSCSLLTHFREDDLQSIAQKFPCTNYGLSYHLISSKQMVGIFLSVWARKELAQHIGHLRISSLGRGIMGCLGNKGCIAISMSLYRTSFCFVCSHLASGEKEGDELRRNADVAEILKSIQFPRICRNPDRGIAEKITDHQRAIWLGDLNYRVSLSYEETRLLLEDNDWDSLLEKDQLNVEREAGRVFSGWKEGKILFAPTYKYSHNSDSYAGETTKSKKKRRTPAWCDRILWRGDGIEQLSYIRGESRFSDHRPVCSVFAVDVEVEAQLVKKNNSKFRKGFSCIANRMDQYDDFIPQRHSFYDY
- the LOC125855229 gene encoding type I inositol polyphosphate 5-phosphatase 5 isoform X2 — translated: MSSPTTCCKSDDSIHMIKAEAATAVVVKTTASGGVTTTLDNCVKGYEKNKFGIPKLINSKSIGGSFEEDVTQSEKNDQVDWKIISRRKVLFETSPSVKGSFTARHNSARIEGLNLSNFDQSTQPATMIKNIRVFAGTWNVGGKTPNHGLNLEDFLQVEGSADIYVLGFQEIVPLNAGNVLVSEDSEPAARWLALISHALNKSSYDHDDSSSSKSNSLFNKHSLKVVKKSLKANSNLLKTCNCPSTTRRLRKLSDPSCSLLTHFREDDLQSIAQKFPCTNYGLSYHLISSKQMVGIFLSVWARKELAQHIGHLRISSLGRGIMGCLGNKGCIAISMSLYRTSFCFVCSHLASGEKEGDELRRNADVAEILKSIQFPRICRNPDRGIAEKITDHQRAIWLGDLNYRVSLSYEETRLLLEDNDWDSLLEKDQLNVEREAGRVFSGWKEGKILFAPTYKYSHNSDSYAGETTKSKKKRRTPAWCDRILWRGDGIEQLSYIRGESRFSDHRPVCSVFAVDVEVEAQLVKKNNSKFRKGFSCIANRMDQYDDFIPQRHSFYDY